The genomic DNA TATTTTTTTTTATATATTCTTTTAAATTATTTTTTTTGTTTATTTATAATTTTTATTTTTTTTTCTTTCTTCTAAATTTTTTTTCAACTTTTATTTTATTGTTTAAATTTACTTTATTAAAATTATGTAAAATTTTATATACATTGATTTTCAAATGTTATATTGGTGAGTTTAATATGGAAAATAATACAATTTTTGTAGGTAGCAAACCGGTCATGAATTATGTTTTAGCAGTTGTTACACAATTTAATGAAGGCTCAGACAGTGTTCTTTTAAGAGCAAGGGGAAAGGCTATTAGTCGTGCTGTCGATGCTGCTGAAATTGTAAGAAATAGGTTTGTTCCTGAAGCAGACGTTACAGACATTCAAATTTCTACAGAAGAAATCGAAAACTTCAACAACGAAAAAACTAATGTTTCTATTATAGAAATTTTAATTGAAAAGAAAGAATAACCTTTTCATTCAAA from uncultured Methanobrevibacter sp. includes the following:
- the albA gene encoding DNA-binding protein Alba yields the protein MENNTIFVGSKPVMNYVLAVVTQFNEGSDSVLLRARGKAISRAVDAAEIVRNRFVPEADVTDIQISTEEIENFNNEKTNVSIIEILIEKKE